In Helianthus annuus cultivar XRQ/B chromosome 9, HanXRQr2.0-SUNRISE, whole genome shotgun sequence, the following are encoded in one genomic region:
- the LOC118482235 gene encoding protein ALP1-like, whose protein sequence is MLGSLDCTHFVWRMCPTELRGQYMRGDHQYPTVMLEAVASQDLWIWHAFCGPAGSQNDINVLQQSPLFLAQRNGTAPNCPFQVNNHLYKRGYYLTDGIYPTWSVFVKSFPYPHDPNEKKFKRQHEAARKDVERAFGVLKSKWGILNRPMRSKTVKKIRSIVYTCLILHNMIIKDDGRAIAPVHIQDPPVEPVFDDTAYTELIDEDTHWRLKHDLVEHLGSLDLPHLEVDSDEE, encoded by the coding sequence ATGTTAGGGAGTCTCGATTGTACACACTTTgtctggagaatgtgccccacagaattgcgtggacaatacatgagaggcgatcatcaatacccgacggttatgttagaagcggtagcgtctcaagatttgtggatttggcatgctttttgtgggccagcgggttcacaaaacgatatcaacgtgctgcaacaatctccgttatttcttgctcaacgaaatggaacggcgccaaattgtccatttcaagtgaacaaccatttatacaaacgcgggtattatcttactgatgggatctaccctacttggtccgtgtttgtgaagtcttttccatatccacACGACCCGAACGAAAAAaaattcaagaggcaacacgaggccgcaagaaaagatgtggaacgggcgtttggtgtgttaaagtcgaagtggggaatactaaatcgtccaatgcgttcgaaaacggtgaaaaaaataaggtccatcgtgtatacgtgccttattttacacaacatgattataaaagacgacggaagggcgatagcaccggttcatattcaagatcctccagtcgaacccgtcttcgatgatacagcctatacggagctcattgacgaagacacgcattggaggctaaaacacgatctcgttgagcatctcggaagtttagatttgcctcaccttgaagttgattcggacgaggagtag
- the LOC110879612 gene encoding protein DENND6A has product MSRSPSFSPRESNANVDPESMQRWIVAFCIIRFDLEQGQLIEECYPPGCLTPEEELDVAFSSFPDSVSQHHNRSSIHDCMFFFRVQRRGSFLGEEVSSGEKVPKRKNGNEKGRDAKYLYGFVFNRQRHDERLKRGGEQKSVVILSHSPYSSLFKPLLQIMGPLYFDIGRKALDCIAASVSTWASPSPGQLMELPIGNATLKVNLPPVHSLSFDGEVSFEESASSMAPLLPTNQSIPYGLFHDSDVFGIFKGILLQLWLLWELLLVGEPILIIAPTPPQCCEAVASLVSLIAPLFVSVDFRPYFTIHDPCFARLNSLQEGDTFPPMILGVTNLFFLKSLRNMPNIVSVGSPSPNSTRLPFASRASTGRISGRPEGFGFPQLNLKKFSPSSLINAVKLRRDGPLCLMTEHKEAVWSGYVPITKPDTSILNRLVDAGLSPRVEESMSVVNNEILRRHFLELTTNFLAPFGPYFRSNTPSVGSSPFVDPPPLLAFDADEFLASLSTRGPGKFLSKRMKSNWLDLYRRFMKGHNFKPWFQRKRAVAEQEQCRLWRQARMNADIQVFINKSSELEIVETFNAIERHLLAEMQEDKNAVDQSKATYHKLKGDLQAVFNVLPQDMQHLLLMNPDRATLLQ; this is encoded by the exons ATGAGCAGGTCTCCGTCTTTTTCCCCAAGGGAATCCAATGCAAATGTTGACCCTGAGTCTATGCAACGGTGGATCGTTGCGTTTTGCATAATTAGGTTTGATCTAGAGCAGGGGCAGCTTATCGAAGAGTGTTATCCGCCCGGTTGTCTTACTCCTGAAGAGGAGCTTGATGTTGCTTTCAGTTCGTTTCCGGATTCAGTTTCCCAACATCATAATCGATCAAGCATCCATGACTGCATGTTCTTCTTTAGAGTACAGCGACGAGGGAGTTTTCTTGGTGAAGAAGTTTCATCGGGCGAAAAGGTACCAAAAAGGAAAAATGGTAACGAAAAAGGGCGTGATGCGAAGTACTTGTATGGTTTTGTGTTTAACAGACAAAGGCATGATGAAAGGCTAAAACGAGGCGGTGAACAAAAATCAGTGGTAATTTTATCACATAGTCCGTATTCTAGTTTATTTAAACCATTATTGCAAATCATGGGTCCATTATATTTCGACATCGGAAGGAAAGCTTTAGATTGTATCGCTGCTTCGGTCTCAACATGGGCTTCACCGTCACCTGGTCAACTCATGGAACTTCCTATCGGTAATGCTACACTCAAAGTCAACTTGCCACCTGTCCACAGCTTATCCTTTGACGGCGAGGTGTCATTTGAAGAGTCAGCATCCTCAATGGCCCCACTTCTTCCTACAAATCAGTCGATTCCGTACGGGCTTTTTCACGATTCAGATGTTTTTGGGATTTTCAAAGGGATTTTATTACAACTTTGGTTATTATGGGAACTGTTACTTGTTGGTGAGCCTATTTTAATAATAGCACCAACGCCCCCACAATGTTGTGAAGCAGTTGCTAGTTTAGTTAGTTTAATTGCTCCACTTTTCGTTAGCGTTGATTTCCGGCCGTATTTCACCATACACGACCCGTGTTTCGCCCGTTTAAACTCACTCCAAGAAGGCGACACTTTCCCTCCAATGATTCTAGGTGTTACAAATCTTTTTTTCTTGAAATCGCTTCGTAACATGCCGAACATAGTGTCAGTCGGAAGCCCGTCTCCCAATTCGACCCGGCTCCCCTTCGCTTCACGGGCCTCAACGGGGCGAATTTCGGGCCGACCCGAAGGTTTTGGTTTTCCACAACTGAACTTAAAGAAGTTTTCTCCTTCAAGTTTGATAAACGCTGTAAAATTAAGGAGAGATGGCCCACTTTGTCTCATGACAGAACATAAAGAAGCAGTTTGGAGCGGTTACGTGCCGATTACGAAACCGGACACGTCTATTTTGAACAGACTTGTTGATGCAGGGTTGTCACCAAGGGTAGAAGAGTCAATGTCGGTTGTTAACAATGAGATATTACGCCGCCATTTCTTGGAGCTTACTACTAATTTTTTAGCTCCGTTTGGCCCGTATTTTCGGTCTAATACGCCTTCTGTGGGGTCGTCTCCGTTTGTTGATCCTCCCCCTTTACTTGCTTTTGATGCCGATGAATTTCTTGCAAGTTTATCAACTAGAGGTCCCGGGAAGTTTTTATCGAAGAGAATGAAATCTAATTGGCTAGATCTCTACAG GCGGTTCATGAAAGGGCACAACTTCAAGCCGTGGTTTCAAAGAAAACGAGCTGTGGCTGAACAAGAACAATGCAGGTTGTGGAGACAAGCAAGAATGAATGCTGACATACAAGTATTTATCAACAAATCTTCTGAGCTGGAAATTGTTGAAACGTTTAATGCGATTGAAAGGCATCTTCTTGCCGAAATGCAG GAAGATAAAAACGCCGTCGATCAATCCAAAGCGACGTACCATAAACTCAAAGGAGATCTGCAGGCAGTCTTCAACGTCCTTCCCCAAGACATGCAGCATCTTCTGCTAATGAACCCTGATAGGGCCACTCTTTTACAATAA
- the LOC110876769 gene encoding uncharacterized protein LOC110876769 isoform X2, whose product MSIQCTHTKSVISHGYWCDQFQLFAKQVFCKSLLKLGILQHYNIVITVFLNNYQQFNLLSGMRWNRIAESSQVFAAYTSLFCFTLLLLLKLDHILSYSWRIVFFPLFLFHVVVARSRSSLPGPLVSYGFYMASLRVPMLIVFELLLYAYLEGAYVSLKIVFLPLLAFEVAIFVDNFRMCTALLQEFDEILVALPHFWIAISMGFFFVGTVFTIRKLSGDTSSLSWWDVFLYFGIAECFVFLVCTKWCNPLTHTNSQIRVGSSSSRAIRYLDWNSDITESTEDISENRLCGLQDTVCAVMKILIVGFQILLCMHLEGKPAAARLVPLPVVFSPVLLVQGLGVLFATSNLVEKILPGVGTRIYFTYVTRARDSLGCLQRRFRLFGRWSTEVLRRWSTKVLRRWSTEEGSREEQTRNNHNGSSGYNTFSDPPEIVKTLPKKDLTDEDDNLCKICFDREKNMVLLPCRHHILCSTCSQKCQKCPICRVVIKERLVVYDA is encoded by the exons ATGTCTATACAGTGTACACACACAAAAAGTGTAATCTCTCATGGCTATTGGTGTGATCAATTCCAACTATTCGCAAAACAAGTCTTTTGCAAATCGCTTTTGAAATTAGGGATTTTGCAGCATTACAACATCGTAATCACAGTCTTCTTAAACAATTATCAACAGTTTAATCTGTTATCAGGGATGAGGTGGAACAGAATCGCAGAGTCCTCACAGGTTTTCGCAGCTTATACTTCACTCTTCTGCTTCACACTCTTGCTCCTTCTCAAACTCGATCACATCCTATCTTACTCTTGGCG GATCGTATTCTTCCCGCTTTTCTTATTTCATGTAGTTGTTGCCCGAAGCAGGTCTTCTTTACCTGGACCACTAGTTTCCTATGGCTTTTAT ATGGCATCGCTTCGTGTACCTATGCTTATTGTATTTGAACTGCTTCTTTATGCCTATCTGGAGGGTGCATATG TAAGCTTGAAGATTGTCTTTCTTCCATTGTTGGCGTTTGAAGTAGCTATTTTTGTTGACAATTTCAG AATGTGCACAGCTTTACTGCAAGAATTTGATGAAATTTTGGTGGCACTTCCT CATTTTTGGATTGCTATCTCAATGGGATTCTTTTTTGTTGGTACCGTGTTCACTATTCGAAAGCTGTCTG GTGACACAAGTTCTTTAAGCTGGTGGGACGTGTTCTTGTATTTTGG AATTGCAGAGTGCTTTGTGTTTCTTGTTTGTACAAAGTGGTGTAATCCACTGACTCATACAAACTCTCAAATACGTGTAGGAAGCTCATCGTCAAGGGCTATTAGATATCTCGATTGGAACAGTGATATAACGGAGTCCACCGAGGATATCTCCGAGAATAGGTTGTGTGGTCTACAAGACACAGTTTGCGCTGTCATGAAAATTCTCATCGTCGGTTTTCAAATCCTCCTTTGTATGCACTTGGAGGGTAAACCTGCTGCTGCTAGACTTGTCCCTCTTCCTGTTGTCTTCTCTCCCGTATTGTTAGTGCAAGGATTAGGAGTACTTTTTGCAACATCTAATTTGGTCGAGAAAATTCTTCCTGGGGTCGGTACTAGAATATACTTTACATATGTTACTAGAGCTCGTGATTCCCTTGGTTGTTTGCAACGTCGCTTCAG GCTGTTTGGTAGGTGGTCAACTGAGGTGCTTCGACGGTGGTCAACTAAGGTGCTTCGTCGGTGGTCAACTGAGGAAGGAAGCCGGGAAGAACAAACACGAAATAACCACAATGGGTCTTCTGG ATACAACACGTTTAGTGATCCACCTGAAATAGTGAAGACATTGCCCAAGAAGGATCTAACCGATGAG GATGATAACTTATGCAAGATTTGCTTCGATAGAGAAAAAAACATGGTGTTACTCCCATGTAGGCATCATATCCTTTGCAG TACTTGCAGTCAGAAATGTCAAAAATGCCCTATTTGCCGTGTTGTTATTAAAGAACGCTTGGTCGTATATGATGCATAA
- the LOC118481830 gene encoding uncharacterized protein LOC118481830 — MTGNTPPPEKQSSSDNKHTPAHTPLHPAYTVTNVQNKIRTLDGTTVTYSSWVKLFKLHAKAYKVLDHIDGTDPPEESDEGHDAWYEIDALILQWIYATLSDALMVRVLETEATARSAWVKLENIFLNNKGSRATTLEHEFTNLTLSACSSLDDYCQKLKEIADQLGDVGFPVSEARLVMQLERGLPTEYEVTAAIINQTSPSWDEARTSLQKEQQRQQPTTT; from the exons ATGACCGGCAATACTCCACCACCCGAAAAACAATCATCCAGCGACAACAAGCACACCCCCGCTCACACCCCCCTTCACCCGGCCTATACTGTTACTAACGTTCAAAACAAGATCCGCACTCTTGATGGCACGACGGTAACTTATTCGTCATGGGTGAAATTATTCAAACTGCATGCCAAAGCCTACAAGGTTTTGGACCATATTGACGGCACGGATCCTCCCGAGGAATCCGATGAAGGCCATGACGCATGGTACGAGATCGATGCCCTTATTCTTCAGTGGATATATGCTACGTTATCGGATGCTCTCATGGTCCGCGTTCTTGAAACAGAGGCTACTGCTCGTTCCGCTTGGGTTAAACTTGAGAATATTTTTCTCAACAATAAAGGATCGCGTGCTACAACACTCGAACATGAGTTTACGAATCTAACCCTTAGTGCATGCTCATCCTTGGATGATTATTGTCAGAAGTTAAAGGAAATCGCCGATCAATTAGGTGATGTAGGCTTTCCCGTTAGCGAGGCTCGGCTGGTCATGCAATTGGAACGTGGCCTTCCCACCGAGTATGAGGTCACGGCTGCCATCATCAACCAAACTTCCCCCTCATGGGACGAGGCCCGCACCAGTTTACAGAAGGAACAACAACGCCAACAG CCCACAACAACCTAA
- the LOC110876769 gene encoding uncharacterized protein LOC110876769 isoform X1, translating to MSIQCTHTKSVISHGYWCDQFQLFAKQVFCKSLLKLGILQHYNIVITVFLNNYQQFNLLSGMRWNRIAESSQVFAAYTSLFCFTLLLLLKLDHILSYSWRIVFFPLFLFHVVVARSRSSLPGPLVSYGFYMASLRVPMLIVFELLLYAYLEGAYVSLKIVFLPLLAFEVAIFVDNFRMCTALLQEFDEILVALPHFWIAISMGFFFVGTVFTIRKLSAGDTSSLSWWDVFLYFGIAECFVFLVCTKWCNPLTHTNSQIRVGSSSSRAIRYLDWNSDITESTEDISENRLCGLQDTVCAVMKILIVGFQILLCMHLEGKPAAARLVPLPVVFSPVLLVQGLGVLFATSNLVEKILPGVGTRIYFTYVTRARDSLGCLQRRFRLFGRWSTEVLRRWSTKVLRRWSTEEGSREEQTRNNHNGSSGYNTFSDPPEIVKTLPKKDLTDEDDNLCKICFDREKNMVLLPCRHHILCSTCSQKCQKCPICRVVIKERLVVYDA from the exons ATGTCTATACAGTGTACACACACAAAAAGTGTAATCTCTCATGGCTATTGGTGTGATCAATTCCAACTATTCGCAAAACAAGTCTTTTGCAAATCGCTTTTGAAATTAGGGATTTTGCAGCATTACAACATCGTAATCACAGTCTTCTTAAACAATTATCAACAGTTTAATCTGTTATCAGGGATGAGGTGGAACAGAATCGCAGAGTCCTCACAGGTTTTCGCAGCTTATACTTCACTCTTCTGCTTCACACTCTTGCTCCTTCTCAAACTCGATCACATCCTATCTTACTCTTGGCG GATCGTATTCTTCCCGCTTTTCTTATTTCATGTAGTTGTTGCCCGAAGCAGGTCTTCTTTACCTGGACCACTAGTTTCCTATGGCTTTTAT ATGGCATCGCTTCGTGTACCTATGCTTATTGTATTTGAACTGCTTCTTTATGCCTATCTGGAGGGTGCATATG TAAGCTTGAAGATTGTCTTTCTTCCATTGTTGGCGTTTGAAGTAGCTATTTTTGTTGACAATTTCAG AATGTGCACAGCTTTACTGCAAGAATTTGATGAAATTTTGGTGGCACTTCCT CATTTTTGGATTGCTATCTCAATGGGATTCTTTTTTGTTGGTACCGTGTTCACTATTCGAAAGCTGTCTG CAGGTGACACAAGTTCTTTAAGCTGGTGGGACGTGTTCTTGTATTTTGG AATTGCAGAGTGCTTTGTGTTTCTTGTTTGTACAAAGTGGTGTAATCCACTGACTCATACAAACTCTCAAATACGTGTAGGAAGCTCATCGTCAAGGGCTATTAGATATCTCGATTGGAACAGTGATATAACGGAGTCCACCGAGGATATCTCCGAGAATAGGTTGTGTGGTCTACAAGACACAGTTTGCGCTGTCATGAAAATTCTCATCGTCGGTTTTCAAATCCTCCTTTGTATGCACTTGGAGGGTAAACCTGCTGCTGCTAGACTTGTCCCTCTTCCTGTTGTCTTCTCTCCCGTATTGTTAGTGCAAGGATTAGGAGTACTTTTTGCAACATCTAATTTGGTCGAGAAAATTCTTCCTGGGGTCGGTACTAGAATATACTTTACATATGTTACTAGAGCTCGTGATTCCCTTGGTTGTTTGCAACGTCGCTTCAG GCTGTTTGGTAGGTGGTCAACTGAGGTGCTTCGACGGTGGTCAACTAAGGTGCTTCGTCGGTGGTCAACTGAGGAAGGAAGCCGGGAAGAACAAACACGAAATAACCACAATGGGTCTTCTGG ATACAACACGTTTAGTGATCCACCTGAAATAGTGAAGACATTGCCCAAGAAGGATCTAACCGATGAG GATGATAACTTATGCAAGATTTGCTTCGATAGAGAAAAAAACATGGTGTTACTCCCATGTAGGCATCATATCCTTTGCAG TACTTGCAGTCAGAAATGTCAAAAATGCCCTATTTGCCGTGTTGTTATTAAAGAACGCTTGGTCGTATATGATGCATAA
- the LOC110879613 gene encoding uncharacterized protein LOC110879613 produces the protein MSWNRIANSSQAFFAHTLLFCFTLFLVLKLDHVVFYSWWIVFFPLFLFHAVVARGRFSLPGPSVSHGRQVAPFHAIVAIPLLVAFELLLCVYLESAYVEKTPTLSLKIVFLPLLAFEIAILVDNFRMCKALLPGDDDLLSDDAIWETLPHFWVAISMVFFLAATVFTLLKLSGDISSLGWWDLFINFGIAECFAFLVCTKWSNPVIHTNSQIPVASSSPTAIRYLDWHSGTAGSTEDVSDDRMCGLQDIGSHVMKIPIIGFQILLCMRLEGKPAAARFIPLPVVFSPIFLVQGLGVLFAASNLIEKIVILQRTGAGTGIYFIYAARARDSFGFLQRGSRLLGWWSTEEGSREEQARIYYNGSSGYNTFSGYPPEIVKRLPKKDLTEEVWRLQAALNEQTEITKSSQQNCERLQNDKILCRICFEREINTVLLPCRHHVLCSICSEKCQKCPICRVIIEERLPVYDV, from the exons ATGAGCTGGAATCGAATCGCAAATTCCTCACAGGCTTTCTTTGCTCATACTTTGCTCTTCTGCTTCACGCTTTTCCTCGTTCTCAAGCTCGATCACGTTGTATTTTACTCCTGGTG GATCGTATTCTTCCCGCTTTTCTTATTTCATGCAGTTGTTGCACGAGGAAGGTTTTCTTTACCTGGACCATCAGTTTCCCATGGCCGTCAG GTGGCACCGTTTCACGCGATTGTTGCGATACCTTTGCTTGTTGCATTTGAACTGCTTCTTTGTGTCTATCTGGAGAGTGCATATG TTGAGAAAACTCCCACTTTAAGCTTGAAGATTGTCTTTCTTCCATTGTTGGCATTTGAAATAGCTATTCTTGTCGACAATTTCAG AATGTGCAAAGCTTTACTACCAGGAGATGATGATCTCTTGAGCGATGATGCTATATGGGAGACACTTCCT catttttgGGTTGCTATCTCGATGGTTTTCTTTCTTGCTGCTACCGTGTTCACCCTTTTAAAGCTCTCCG GTGACATAAGCTCTTTAGGCTGGTGGGACTTGTtcataaattttgg AATTGCAGAGTGCTTCGCGTTTCTCGTTTGTACAAAGTGGTCAAATCCAGTGATTCATACGAATTCTCAAATACCTGTAGCAAGCTCATCACCTACGGCCATTAGATATCTCGATTGGCACAGTGGTACAGCGGGGTCCACAGAAGATGTATCCGATGATCGGATGTGTGGTCTACAAGACATTGGTAGCCATGTTATGAAAATTCCCATCATCGGTTTTCAAATCCTCCTTTGTATGCGTTTGGAGGGTAAACCTGCTGCCGCTAGATTTATCCCTCTTCCGGTCGTCTTCTCGCCAATATTTCTAGTGCAAGGATTAGGAGTACTTTTTGCAGCGTCTAATTTGATTGAAAAAATTGTCATTCTACAACGTACTGGGGCTGGTACGGGAATATACTTTATATATGCTGCTAGAGCTCGTGATTCCTTTGGTTTTTTGCAGCGTGGCTCCAG GCTGCTTGGTTGGTGGTCAACTGAGGAAGGAAGCCGGGAAGAACAAGCACGGATTTACTACAATGGGTCTTCTGG ATACAACACGTTTTCTGGTTATCCGCCTGAAATAGTAAAGAGATTGCCCAAGAAGGATCTAACTGAGGAG GTTTGGAGGCTTCAAGCAGCTCTTAATGAGCAAACGGAAATCACAAAATCAAGCCAGCAAAACTGTGAAAGACTTCAAAAT GATAAAATCTTATGCAGAATTTGCTTCGAAAGAGAAATAAACACGGTGTTACTCCCTTGTAGGCATCACGTGCTTTGCAG TATTTGCAGTGAAAAATGTCAAAAATGCCCAATTTGTCGTGTTATCATCGAAGAACGCTTGCCTGTATATGATGTATAG